The proteins below are encoded in one region of Qipengyuania sp. HL-TH1:
- a CDS encoding GNAT family N-acetyltransferase produces the protein MSELDQLMAVMEAAFDPHWREAWTRQQVENSLAMPHTYAILLDAEGEPIAGTNIAAGFILAKRAPGEEEMLLIGVRPELRGRGLGRKLIETFARLALDGGAESIFLEMRANNPAETLYRECGFEPIGRRVDYYRTADGTRLDAITFARKL, from the coding sequence ATGAGCGAGCTCGACCAGCTGATGGCGGTTATGGAGGCCGCCTTCGACCCGCACTGGCGCGAAGCATGGACGCGCCAGCAGGTCGAAAATTCGCTGGCCATGCCGCACACCTACGCGATTCTGCTCGATGCCGAGGGCGAACCAATAGCCGGCACGAATATCGCCGCGGGCTTCATTCTCGCCAAGCGTGCGCCGGGCGAAGAGGAGATGCTGCTGATCGGCGTCCGCCCCGAATTGCGCGGGCGAGGACTTGGCCGGAAACTGATCGAGACTTTCGCCCGCCTGGCGCTCGACGGCGGAGCCGAGAGTATATTCTTGGAAATGCGCGCAAATAATCCCGCCGAGACACTTTATCGCGAATGCGGGTTCGAACCGATCGGTCGCCGGGTCGATTATTACCGGACTGCGGATGGCACTCGGCTGGACGCCATCACCTTCGCGCGGAAGTTGTAA
- the ybeY gene encoding rRNA maturation RNase YbeY, producing MDFDIDIDGWPADVAWDALTVRAHAALCGVEPALDNPRLTASVLFTSDADVHALNKEWRGKDKPTNVLSFPMLERGDLLDLAPEGLPEMLGDLALAAGTCAREAADKGVPLEAHAAHLLIHGLLHLAGHDHVDSDTQAEAMEALEIAALAKLGIADPYGDRN from the coding sequence ATGGATTTCGACATCGACATTGACGGCTGGCCCGCGGACGTGGCTTGGGACGCGCTGACCGTGCGCGCGCATGCGGCGCTGTGCGGTGTCGAGCCTGCGCTGGACAATCCGCGGCTGACCGCTTCGGTGCTGTTCACCTCCGATGCGGACGTCCACGCCTTGAACAAGGAGTGGCGCGGCAAGGACAAGCCGACCAATGTGCTGTCGTTCCCCATGCTCGAGCGCGGCGATTTGCTCGACCTCGCCCCCGAGGGGCTGCCCGAAATGCTCGGCGATCTGGCGCTGGCCGCGGGCACTTGCGCGCGCGAGGCGGCGGACAAGGGAGTGCCGCTCGAGGCGCATGCGGCGCACCTGCTCATCCACGGTTTGTTACACCTTGCGGGCCATGATCATGTCGATTCGGACACGCAGGCCGAAGCGATGGAAGCGCTCGAGATCGCAGCGCTTGCAAAATTGGGTATCGCCGACCCATATGGGGACCGCAACTGA
- a CDS encoding malonic semialdehyde reductase, translating into MADTLSSEALDLIFREARSYNGWLDKPVSDEQIHAIYELLKMAPTSANMQPARIVWAKSAAAKDKLAALAMDGNKDKITSAPVVAIIGYDIDFHEELPWLFPHTDAKSWFDGDEEGRKEGAFRNSSLQGAYLIIAARALGLDCGPMSGFDNDAVDKAFFADQPRHRSNFICAIGYGDRESIFARSPRPDFDKFNRID; encoded by the coding sequence GTGGCCGATACCCTTTCGTCCGAAGCGCTCGACCTGATCTTCCGTGAAGCGCGCAGCTATAACGGCTGGCTCGACAAGCCGGTCAGCGACGAGCAGATCCACGCGATCTACGAATTGCTCAAGATGGCCCCGACCTCGGCCAATATGCAGCCTGCGCGGATCGTCTGGGCCAAGTCCGCCGCCGCCAAGGACAAGCTCGCCGCGCTGGCGATGGACGGCAATAAGGACAAGATCACCTCGGCCCCGGTGGTCGCGATCATCGGCTACGACATCGACTTCCACGAGGAACTGCCGTGGCTGTTCCCGCACACCGACGCCAAGAGCTGGTTCGACGGTGACGAGGAAGGCCGCAAGGAAGGCGCGTTCCGCAATTCCTCGCTGCAGGGCGCTTACCTGATCATCGCCGCGCGCGCGCTGGGGCTCGACTGCGGCCCGATGTCGGGCTTCGACAATGACGCGGTCGACAAGGCGTTCTTCGCCGACCAGCCGCGCCATCGCAGCAATTTCATCTGCGCCATCGGCTATGGGGATCGCGAAAGCATCTTCGCGCGCAGCCCGCGTCCCGACTTCGACAAGTTCAACCGTATCGACTGA
- a CDS encoding PhoH family protein, which yields MARKPVQKDAQTFSPPPSPQREVRRAQVDLGFDNQSLLGALFGQFDANLVQVENRLGVFISARGNQLHIEGPEDSVARARDVLKAMYDKLAVGQDLDAGAIEALITMSDEPTLDGIVGTEPGNDKAGPPIMIRTRRKTIVPRSAMQTTYMRSLVRDDIIFALGPAGTGKTYLAVAQAVAQLITGSVQRLILSRPAVEAGEKLGFLPGDLKEKVDPYLRPLYDALYDCMPPEQVERRLASGEIEIAPIAFMRGRTLADAFVILDEAQNTTREQMKMFLTRFGQNSRMVICGDPRQVDIPGGDGMSGLADAVGKLEGVDGFGTIRFTAADVVRHPIVGRIVEAYEGPST from the coding sequence ATGGCCCGCAAACCTGTCCAGAAGGACGCACAGACCTTCTCCCCGCCGCCCTCTCCGCAGCGCGAAGTGCGCCGCGCACAGGTCGATCTCGGCTTCGACAACCAGAGCCTGCTGGGCGCGCTGTTCGGCCAGTTCGACGCCAATCTGGTGCAGGTGGAAAACCGCCTCGGCGTGTTCATTTCCGCCCGCGGCAACCAGCTGCATATCGAAGGCCCCGAAGACAGCGTCGCCCGCGCGCGCGATGTGCTCAAGGCGATGTACGACAAGCTGGCCGTGGGGCAGGATCTCGACGCGGGGGCAATCGAGGCGCTGATCACCATGTCGGACGAACCGACGCTCGACGGCATCGTCGGCACCGAACCGGGCAACGACAAGGCTGGCCCGCCGATCATGATCCGCACGCGGCGCAAGACCATCGTCCCGCGCAGCGCGATGCAGACGACCTACATGCGCAGCCTGGTGCGCGACGACATCATCTTCGCGCTGGGTCCGGCAGGGACGGGCAAGACCTATCTCGCGGTGGCGCAGGCGGTCGCGCAGCTGATCACCGGCAGCGTGCAGCGGCTGATCCTCTCGCGTCCGGCGGTGGAGGCGGGCGAAAAGCTCGGCTTCCTGCCCGGCGACCTGAAAGAGAAGGTCGATCCCTATCTGCGCCCGCTGTACGACGCGCTCTACGACTGCATGCCCCCCGAACAGGTCGAGCGGCGGCTGGCCTCGGGCGAGATCGAGATCGCGCCGATCGCCTTCATGCGCGGCCGCACGCTGGCCGATGCCTTCGTCATCCTCGACGAAGCGCAGAACACCACGCGCGAACAGATGAAGATGTTCCTCACCCGCTTCGGCCAGAACAGCCGGATGGTGATCTGCGGCGATCCGCGGCAGGTCGACATCCCCGGCGGCGACGGGATGAGCGGGCTGGCCGATGCGGTCGGCAAGCTGGAGGGCGTCGATGGTTTCGGCACCATCCGCTTCACCGCCGCCGACGTGGTGCGCCACCCGATCGTCGGGCGCATCGTCGAGGCCTACGAGGGGCCGAGCACCTAA
- a CDS encoding hemolysin family protein gives MLAIRKFFDPDYGERSLRAQLEDAIDEHEDENGDDTPEHSGTGDLSLVERQMLRNLLHFSEHDADDVAVPRGQIIAIEATASWDQLVETFAEHGHSRMPVYRDQLDDVIGMIHIKDVFTILARREAPPSDWTVLMRQPLYVPQTRNALDVLADMRAQRMHLAVVVDEFSGTDGLITIEDLVEEIVGEIEDEHDEAPEEWIVDIGEGMWDCDARAELDDVAEKVSPALAEVEESVDTLGGLAFVLAEQVPEVGRVLEHRSGWRIEVTDGDETHVKRLRLHAPEDSATVT, from the coding sequence ATGCTCGCCATCCGGAAATTCTTCGACCCCGACTACGGCGAACGCTCGCTGCGTGCGCAGCTGGAAGACGCGATCGACGAGCACGAGGACGAAAACGGCGACGACACGCCCGAGCATAGCGGCACGGGCGATTTGTCGCTGGTCGAGCGCCAGATGCTGCGCAACCTGCTGCATTTTTCGGAGCACGATGCCGATGATGTCGCGGTGCCGCGCGGGCAGATCATCGCGATCGAGGCCACCGCCAGCTGGGACCAGTTGGTCGAGACCTTCGCCGAACACGGCCATTCGCGCATGCCTGTCTACCGCGACCAGCTCGACGATGTAATCGGCATGATCCACATCAAGGACGTCTTCACCATCCTCGCCCGGCGCGAGGCCCCGCCGAGCGACTGGACCGTGCTGATGCGTCAGCCGCTCTATGTCCCGCAGACGCGCAACGCGCTCGACGTGCTCGCCGACATGCGCGCGCAGCGGATGCATCTGGCGGTGGTGGTCGACGAGTTTTCGGGCACCGACGGGCTCATCACGATCGAGGATCTGGTCGAGGAGATCGTCGGCGAGATCGAGGACGAGCACGACGAGGCGCCCGAGGAATGGATCGTCGATATCGGCGAGGGCATGTGGGACTGCGACGCCCGCGCCGAACTCGACGATGTCGCCGAGAAGGTCTCGCCCGCGCTGGCCGAGGTCGAGGAATCGGTCGATACGCTGGGCGGGCTGGCCTTTGTGCTGGCCGAACAGGTGCCCGAGGTCGGGCGTGTGCTCGAACACCGCAGCGGCTGGCGGATCGAGGTCACCGATGGCGACGAAACCCATGTGAAGCGCCTGCGCCTGCACGCACCCGAGGATTCTGCAACAGTCACGTGA
- a CDS encoding M16 family metallopeptidase, translating into MTHFPRAIQRLALVLPAALLASQPLLAQEPAAPTPQYLTPADGTPWIYEGSDVPRDEEWTFGELPNGVRYAVRNNGVPPDQVSVRVRIDAGSLHEEESERGYAHLLEHLLFRESKYLGPAEAIPTWQRLGATFGSDTNAETSPTHTVFKLDLPNISTTKLAESMKLLSGMVRSPVLSDANVRAEVPIVMAEKRERGGPGERAGNASREVLFAGQRLATRTPIGTEETLAAATGASVSAFYKRWYRPENVVVVATGDMDPKQLAAEIEAWFGDWQGEGPHVPAPAFGDPVAPAGADADNPVGEIGVIVEPDLPRSFTYAVMRPWRPVQDTVAYNEGLLRDALAQALINRRLESRARAGGSYLYAQVSQDDVSRSADMTFVNFAPLTGDWKAALDDIRGVIADALATPPSQEEIDRELAEFEIVFTSQVEQRRVLPGPRLADDVVNAVDIREAIAAPETVLTVFNSMKATLTPERVLDHTRALFAGDVIRAAYVTPTTGEASEAAIRAALNEDIAADGEARIAAQAISFDELPPVGEPGEIATQAPIGVLDIEQVEFANGVKAILWANDAEPGRVAVKVRFGAGYRAIDPDDAVYANLGYAALIGSGIGELGQEELDVLATGRKFGFDFQVGDGAFTFYAQTREQDLEEQLYLFAAKLAMPGWDPNPVIRAKAAGKLAYESYGSNPGGILQRDLEYLVRDSDPRFRTPTPEMYDAATPAGFREFWEPLLAQGPVEVLVFGEFDKAETVEALRRTFGALAPREAPSAAVLERAVDFPEAGATVVRHHRGDANQAAAVIAWPSGAGVENLRESRRLEVLTSLFNNRLMEAMREHAGASYSPVVRSDWPSDVNSGGRIAALAQLRPEDVPVFFAEAERIAKELASAPVGEDEYNRVVEPLRQYVSRASTGNLFWLYQLEGATVDARRIPMLRFLLSDYTQTTPADLQVLAQKYFGSREGWRLAVIPQGQEVVTASGGEDAVAGR; encoded by the coding sequence ATGACCCATTTTCCGCGCGCCATCCAGCGTCTCGCGCTCGTCCTTCCCGCTGCGCTGCTTGCTTCGCAGCCCCTGCTTGCGCAGGAACCGGCAGCGCCCACGCCGCAATATCTCACGCCCGCCGACGGGACTCCATGGATCTACGAGGGCAGCGATGTCCCGCGCGACGAGGAATGGACCTTCGGCGAGCTGCCCAACGGTGTGCGCTATGCAGTGCGCAACAACGGCGTCCCGCCCGACCAGGTCTCGGTCCGCGTGCGGATCGACGCCGGATCGCTCCACGAGGAAGAGAGCGAGCGCGGCTATGCGCATCTGCTCGAACATTTGCTGTTCCGCGAAAGCAAATATCTCGGCCCGGCAGAGGCTATCCCGACCTGGCAGCGCCTGGGCGCGACCTTCGGCAGCGATACCAATGCCGAAACCAGCCCGACGCATACGGTGTTCAAGCTCGACCTGCCCAATATCTCCACCACCAAGCTCGCCGAAAGCATGAAGCTATTGTCCGGCATGGTGCGCAGCCCGGTGCTGAGCGATGCCAATGTCCGCGCCGAAGTGCCCATCGTGATGGCCGAAAAGCGCGAACGCGGCGGTCCGGGCGAACGTGCGGGCAATGCCAGCCGCGAAGTGCTGTTCGCCGGGCAGAGGCTCGCCACGCGCACCCCGATCGGGACTGAGGAAACGCTGGCCGCCGCCACCGGGGCGAGTGTCAGCGCCTTCTACAAACGCTGGTACCGGCCCGAAAACGTGGTCGTCGTGGCCACGGGCGACATGGACCCCAAGCAGCTCGCCGCCGAGATCGAGGCATGGTTCGGCGATTGGCAGGGCGAGGGGCCGCATGTGCCCGCGCCTGCATTTGGCGATCCGGTTGCCCCCGCGGGCGCCGATGCGGACAATCCGGTGGGCGAGATCGGCGTCATCGTCGAACCCGACCTGCCGCGTTCGTTCACCTATGCGGTGATGCGCCCGTGGCGCCCGGTGCAGGACACGGTGGCCTATAATGAAGGCCTGCTGCGCGATGCGCTGGCGCAGGCGCTGATCAACCGCCGGCTCGAATCGCGCGCGCGGGCGGGCGGCAGCTATCTCTACGCGCAGGTGTCGCAGGACGATGTCAGCCGCTCGGCCGACATGACTTTCGTCAATTTCGCCCCGCTGACCGGCGACTGGAAGGCCGCGCTCGATGATATTCGCGGGGTCATCGCCGATGCGCTGGCGACTCCGCCGTCGCAGGAGGAAATCGACCGCGAGCTGGCCGAATTCGAGATTGTCTTTACCAGCCAGGTCGAACAGCGGCGTGTGCTGCCCGGACCGCGGCTGGCCGACGATGTCGTCAATGCGGTCGATATCCGCGAAGCGATCGCCGCGCCCGAAACCGTGCTGACGGTGTTCAATTCGATGAAGGCGACACTGACGCCCGAGCGCGTGCTCGACCATACCCGCGCGCTGTTTGCGGGCGATGTGATCCGTGCCGCCTATGTCACCCCAACTACGGGCGAGGCGAGCGAGGCGGCGATCCGCGCCGCGCTCAATGAAGACATTGCCGCCGATGGCGAAGCGCGCATTGCCGCGCAGGCGATTTCCTTCGACGAATTGCCGCCGGTAGGCGAGCCGGGCGAGATTGCCACGCAAGCACCGATCGGTGTGCTCGATATCGAGCAGGTCGAATTTGCCAATGGCGTGAAGGCGATCCTGTGGGCGAACGATGCCGAACCCGGCCGCGTCGCGGTCAAGGTGCGCTTCGGCGCGGGCTATCGCGCGATCGACCCCGACGATGCGGTCTACGCCAATCTCGGCTATGCCGCGCTGATCGGATCGGGGATCGGCGAACTGGGCCAGGAAGAGCTCGACGTGCTCGCCACCGGGCGCAAGTTCGGCTTCGATTTCCAGGTCGGCGATGGCGCCTTCACCTTCTACGCGCAGACGCGCGAACAGGATCTGGAAGAACAGCTCTATCTCTTCGCGGCCAAGCTGGCGATGCCCGGCTGGGACCCGAACCCGGTGATCCGCGCCAAGGCGGCGGGCAAGCTGGCCTATGAAAGCTATGGCTCCAATCCCGGCGGCATCTTGCAGCGCGATCTGGAATATCTGGTGCGCGACAGCGACCCGCGCTTCCGCACTCCGACGCCCGAAATGTACGATGCGGCAACCCCCGCAGGCTTCCGCGAATTCTGGGAGCCTTTGCTCGCGCAGGGTCCGGTCGAAGTGCTGGTGTTCGGTGAATTCGACAAAGCCGAAACGGTCGAAGCCCTGCGCCGGACCTTTGGCGCGCTGGCCCCGCGCGAGGCGCCTTCCGCCGCAGTGCTCGAACGCGCGGTCGACTTCCCCGAAGCGGGCGCGACCGTGGTCCGCCACCACCGCGGCGATGCCAACCAGGCTGCGGCGGTCATCGCCTGGCCCAGCGGTGCCGGAGTCGAGAACCTGCGCGAATCGCGCCGTCTCGAAGTGCTCACGTCGCTGTTCAACAACCGACTGATGGAGGCCATGCGCGAACATGCCGGGGCGAGCTATTCGCCCGTCGTGCGGTCCGACTGGCCGAGCGATGTGAACAGCGGCGGACGGATTGCCGCGCTCGCCCAGCTGCGTCCCGAGGACGTGCCGGTGTTCTTCGCCGAAGCCGAACGTATCGCCAAGGAACTGGCGAGCGCGCCGGTGGGCGAGGACGAGTACAACCGCGTGGTCGAACCGCTGCGGCAATATGTCAGCCGCGCCTCGACCGGCAATTTGTTCTGGCTCTACCAGCTCGAAGGCGCAACCGTGGACGCGCGCCGCATCCCGATGCTGCGTTTCCTGCTGTCCGATTATACGCAGACGACACCCGCCGACTTACAGGTGCTGGCGCAGAAATACTTCGGATCGCGCGAAGGCTGGCGGCTGGCGGTCATCCCGCAGGGGCAGGAAGTGGTCACCGCATCGGGCGGCGAGGACGCCGTCGCGGGACGCTGA
- a CDS encoding MucR family transcriptional regulator, producing the protein MEDFKTDMGETLITLTSDIVAAHVSNNSVAVDEVPTLISNIYNALSGLGGTEPEEEKPEPAVPIRSSVKKDYIVCLEDGKKMKMLKRHLKTAYDMTPEEYRARWNLPADYPMVAPAYAEKRRELAVKIGLGRKPGQKRGRKKKEA; encoded by the coding sequence ATGGAAGATTTCAAGACCGACATGGGCGAGACCCTGATTACGCTAACCTCGGATATTGTGGCGGCCCATGTGAGCAATAACAGCGTCGCGGTCGACGAAGTGCCGACGCTGATCTCGAACATCTACAACGCACTTTCGGGGCTTGGCGGAACCGAGCCCGAAGAAGAAAAGCCCGAACCTGCGGTGCCCATTCGTTCGTCGGTGAAGAAAGATTACATCGTCTGTCTCGAAGACGGGAAGAAGATGAAGATGCTCAAGCGGCATCTCAAGACCGCCTACGACATGACCCCCGAGGAATATCGCGCGCGCTGGAACCTGCCTGCCGATTACCCGATGGTCGCCCCCGCCTATGCCGAGAAGCGGCGCGAGCTGGCGGTCAAGATCGGACTGGGCCGTAAACCCGGCCAGAAGCGCGGCCGTAAGAAGAAGGAAGCGTAA
- a CDS encoding NifU family protein: protein MFIETETTPNPASLKFLPGQQVMAQGTREFASPEAAEASPLAQAIFDTGEVVNVFFGGDFVTVTVAPGASWSDLKPQVLAILLDHFVAQAPLFTPGSAGGIAVPPEDEGMLVEEREEDGDIIAQINELLETRVRPAVAGDGGDIQYRGYRDGVVHLQMQGACSGCPSSTATLKHGIEGLLKHYVPEVVEVRAA, encoded by the coding sequence ATGTTCATAGAGACCGAAACGACGCCCAATCCGGCGAGCCTCAAATTCCTCCCCGGCCAGCAGGTCATGGCGCAGGGCACGCGCGAATTCGCCTCCCCCGAAGCTGCCGAGGCCAGTCCGCTGGCGCAGGCGATTTTCGACACGGGCGAAGTCGTGAACGTGTTCTTCGGCGGCGATTTCGTCACCGTTACGGTCGCGCCCGGGGCCAGCTGGAGCGATCTCAAGCCGCAGGTGCTGGCGATCCTGCTCGACCATTTCGTTGCGCAGGCGCCGCTGTTCACACCCGGCAGCGCCGGGGGCATTGCGGTCCCGCCCGAAGACGAAGGCATGCTGGTCGAAGAGCGCGAGGAAGATGGCGACATCATCGCGCAGATCAACGAATTGCTCGAAACCCGCGTCCGCCCGGCCGTGGCGGGCGACGGCGGCGATATCCAGTATCGCGGCTACCGCGACGGCGTGGTCCATTTGCAGATGCAGGGCGCCTGTTCGGGCTGCCCCTCCTCCACTGCCACGCTCAAGCATGGCATCGAGGGATTGCTCAAGCATTACGTGCCCGAGGTCGTCGAAGTCCGCGCCGCCTGA
- the tsaB gene encoding tRNA (adenosine(37)-N6)-threonylcarbamoyltransferase complex dimerization subunit type 1 TsaB, translating to MRILAIETATEACSAALFDNGALVDSRHEVLGRGHAERLVPMIAELPAKGRADEIRVSLGPGSFTGVRIGLAVARALGIAWHAEVRGYPTLALVAAMARGDSGQTVTVCMTGGHGEWFVQDFGGDGLPLGAVASFPPANAGARSLGDLLAGSKAEELGDLAGRTPDPVRLPDARHVPALPDSLLRADLAPLYGRAPDAKLPGG from the coding sequence ATGCGCATCCTCGCGATAGAAACTGCCACCGAGGCCTGTTCGGCTGCGCTGTTCGACAACGGCGCGCTGGTCGATTCCCGCCACGAAGTGCTCGGCCGCGGTCACGCCGAGCGGCTGGTCCCGATGATTGCCGAATTGCCGGCCAAGGGCCGCGCGGACGAGATCCGCGTTTCGCTCGGGCCGGGCAGCTTTACCGGTGTGCGGATCGGACTGGCGGTGGCGCGGGCGCTGGGAATCGCCTGGCACGCCGAAGTTCGCGGCTATCCGACACTGGCTCTGGTCGCCGCGATGGCGCGGGGGGATAGCGGGCAGACGGTAACCGTGTGCATGACCGGCGGGCATGGCGAATGGTTCGTGCAGGATTTCGGCGGCGACGGCTTGCCGCTGGGCGCAGTCGCTTCCTTCCCGCCCGCCAATGCCGGGGCGCGCTCGCTTGGCGACCTGCTTGCAGGATCGAAGGCCGAAGAACTCGGCGACCTTGCCGGTCGCACCCCCGATCCGGTCCGCCTGCCCGATGCACGCCACGTGCCCGCCCTGCCCGACAGCCTGCTGCGCGCCGATCTCGCCCCGCTTTACGGGCGCGCCCCGGATGCGAAACTGCCGGGGGGATGA
- a CDS encoding LysR substrate-binding domain-containing protein produces the protein MATRRLPPLRALEAFVRTVRLGSARGAADELGLSPSALSRRIGNLEEFVGKKLFTRARQSMQLTDDGHAFFEAVNPQLEALARAVESQSENLSLLRLRLGVLPLFGTQRLFPKLGELRERHPLLHIDIDTGAHLEDRVGDVLDAAIILSRGPSRGLHAVRLDYNKVHAICNRDLADKLGSTPDRDLLARQTFLIHNELPESFTAWRAEIGFADLEPAAIDHFDSGQIMLEAAAQGLGIAIMHDDHMRRAADSRLATLFEVAVESPYSYWFVCKPTALEERPVRLFHDWLVKAGL, from the coding sequence ATGGCTACCCGGCGACTGCCCCCCTTGCGCGCCCTCGAGGCGTTTGTTCGTACCGTCCGGCTCGGCTCCGCGCGCGGTGCGGCGGACGAGCTGGGGCTCAGCCCTTCGGCGCTGTCGCGGCGGATCGGCAATCTGGAAGAATTCGTCGGCAAGAAGCTGTTCACCCGCGCCCGTCAGTCGATGCAACTGACCGATGACGGACACGCCTTTTTCGAAGCGGTGAACCCGCAGCTCGAAGCGCTCGCGCGGGCGGTCGAAAGCCAGTCGGAAAACCTCTCGCTGCTGCGCCTGCGGCTTGGCGTGCTGCCGCTGTTCGGCACGCAGCGGCTGTTTCCCAAGCTTGGCGAACTGCGCGAACGCCATCCGCTGCTGCATATCGATATCGATACCGGCGCGCATCTGGAGGACCGCGTGGGCGATGTGCTCGATGCTGCGATCATCCTCTCGCGCGGGCCGTCGCGCGGGCTGCATGCCGTCCGGCTCGATTACAACAAGGTCCACGCGATCTGCAATCGCGACCTCGCCGACAAGCTCGGGTCCACGCCCGACCGGGACTTACTCGCCCGGCAGACTTTCCTGATCCACAACGAACTGCCCGAAAGCTTCACCGCCTGGCGCGCGGAAATCGGCTTCGCCGATCTCGAACCGGCGGCGATCGACCATTTCGATTCGGGCCAGATCATGCTCGAGGCGGCGGCGCAGGGGCTGGGCATCGCGATCATGCATGACGACCACATGCGCCGCGCGGCCGACAGCCGGCTGGCGACGCTGTTCGAAGTCGCGGTCGAAAGCCCCTATAGCTACTGGTTCGTGTGCAAGCCCACCGCGCTGGAAGAACGCCCGGTGCGGCTGTTCCACGACTGGCTGGTCAAGGCCGGGCTCTAG
- a CDS encoding lysophospholipid acyltransferase family protein: MASASTAKAKGLAQAERRLARLSARRLAAMRGEKTPLTVREWLRFALRTLGILLGLLVSVPLHYIYRVFAYGSPFPMLFLRYTAWVVGARVQVRGTPLRRDVFFIANHVSWVDILALAGATGTAFVAKYELSQVPVIGWLCRLNRTVFVKRENRMDVAQQINALKEALADNWSVTVFPEGTTTDGKSLLPFKSSMLSVLEPPPPGVLVQPVVLDYGEVSEFIGWIGEEDGLNNAMRVMARKGSFRLRITYLEPFSPEEYHGRKAIAAKAREEIEEELGATLDEPLRDFRHTVEAIRYFAPDAKSGES, from the coding sequence ATGGCGTCCGCCTCGACCGCGAAGGCTAAGGGCCTCGCGCAGGCCGAGCGGCGGCTGGCCCGCCTGTCCGCCCGCCGGCTGGCCGCGATGCGCGGCGAGAAAACCCCGCTGACTGTGCGCGAATGGCTGCGCTTCGCCCTGCGCACGCTGGGGATCCTGCTTGGGCTGCTGGTCAGCGTGCCATTGCATTACATCTACCGGGTGTTCGCCTATGGCTCGCCCTTCCCGATGCTGTTCCTGCGCTACACCGCCTGGGTCGTCGGGGCGCGGGTGCAGGTCCGCGGCACGCCGCTGCGGCGCGACGTGTTCTTTATCGCCAACCATGTCTCATGGGTCGATATCCTTGCACTGGCAGGCGCGACGGGGACCGCCTTCGTCGCCAAATACGAACTGTCCCAAGTGCCCGTCATCGGCTGGCTGTGCCGCCTCAACCGCACCGTCTTCGTCAAGCGCGAGAACCGCATGGACGTGGCCCAGCAGATCAATGCGCTGAAAGAGGCGCTGGCGGATAATTGGTCGGTCACCGTCTTCCCCGAAGGCACGACCACCGATGGCAAATCGCTGCTGCCCTTCAAGAGCTCGATGCTGTCGGTGCTCGAACCGCCGCCGCCGGGCGTGCTCGTCCAGCCGGTGGTGCTCGACTATGGCGAGGTGTCAGAATTCATCGGCTGGATCGGCGAGGAAGACGGCCTCAACAACGCGATGCGCGTGATGGCGCGCAAGGGCTCGTTCCGCCTGCGGATCACCTATCTCGAACCGTTCAGCCCCGAGGAATATCACGGGCGCAAGGCGATCGCCGCGAAAGCGCGCGAGGAGATCGAGGAAGAACTGGGCGCGACGCTCGACGAACCGCTGCGCGATTTCCGCCATACGGTCGAAGCGATCCGCTATTTCGCGCCCGATGCAAAGTCCGGCGAAAGCTAG
- a CDS encoding Fur family transcriptional regulator, with protein MHQKIDLEQLCADKGLRITEQRRVIARVLSESDDHPDVELLHERANKIDSGISIATVYRTVRLFEEAGILDRHDFGDGRARYEAVPEAHHDHLIDVETGKVVEFVDPEIEALQKQIAAKLGYRLVDHRLELYGVRLDREG; from the coding sequence TTGCACCAGAAAATCGATCTTGAACAATTGTGCGCCGACAAAGGTCTGCGCATTACTGAGCAGCGCCGGGTCATCGCGCGCGTGTTGTCGGAAAGCGACGACCATCCCGATGTCGAACTGCTGCACGAACGCGCCAACAAGATCGATTCGGGCATCTCGATCGCGACCGTTTATCGCACGGTACGGCTGTTCGAAGAGGCCGGGATTCTCGACCGCCACGATTTCGGTGACGGGCGCGCGCGTTACGAAGCGGTGCCCGAAGCGCATCACGACCACCTGATCGACGTCGAGACCGGCAAGGTCGTCGAATTCGTCGATCCGGAGATCGAGGCGCTGCAGAAGCAGATCGCCGCCAAGCTGGGCTACCGCCTCGTCGACCACCGGCTGGAACTTTATGGCGTCCGCCTCGACCGCGAAGGCTAA